A stretch of Dehalococcoidia bacterium DNA encodes these proteins:
- a CDS encoding enoyl-CoA hydratase/isomerase family protein yields MDQQVFTTLLYERHGDLALVTLNRPERGNVFDDALFRDLEEAFLLAEQDIDAKVLLLRARGADFCIGDDLAGQGASEVAPADPSYAAPLWERSERERQRLRRLEGFLNFPRPVVAQVQGRCFGTGLHVTTFCDVVIAAENALFGDPGIFAGLTPSNPLVPLLVGAKKARELLLAGRPFTAAEADQWGLVTTVVPADRLEETAMRYARAICLAPGDALAWMKEAFISLLEARGGGAGWRHGVTSSVLADVASPLAQPGEFDFWAVRGEQGLEEAMRQLHARTEALR; encoded by the coding sequence GTGGACCAGCAAGTTTTTACGACCCTTCTGTACGAGCGCCATGGCGATCTGGCCCTCGTCACTTTGAACCGTCCGGAAAGAGGCAACGTGTTTGACGACGCCCTTTTCCGGGACCTGGAGGAGGCTTTCCTGCTCGCGGAGCAGGACATAGACGCGAAGGTACTTCTGCTCCGCGCCCGAGGCGCCGACTTCTGCATTGGTGACGACCTGGCGGGCCAGGGCGCCAGCGAGGTCGCCCCCGCCGATCCGTCTTACGCCGCCCCTCTCTGGGAGCGGAGCGAGCGCGAGCGGCAACGGTTACGCAGGCTGGAAGGTTTCCTCAACTTCCCCCGGCCCGTGGTGGCGCAGGTGCAGGGCAGGTGTTTCGGGACGGGCCTGCACGTAACGACCTTCTGCGACGTGGTCATCGCCGCCGAAAACGCCCTCTTCGGCGACCCCGGCATTTTCGCGGGTCTGACGCCCAGCAACCCCCTTGTTCCTCTCCTCGTGGGCGCCAAGAAAGCGCGAGAGCTTCTGCTGGCCGGGCGGCCCTTTACCGCCGCCGAAGCCGACCAGTGGGGCCTTGTCACCACAGTGGTTCCAGCGGACCGGCTGGAGGAGACGGCGATGCGCTATGCCCGGGCCATATGCCTGGCGCCCGGCGACGCCCTGGCCTGGATGAAGGAGGCGTTCATCTCGCTTCTTGAGGCCCGAGGCGGCGGCGCAGGCTGGCGTCACGGTGTGACCTCGTCCGTCCTGGCCGACGTAGCGAGTCCTCTCGCCCAGCCCGGCGAGTTCGACTTCTGGGCCGTGCGTGGGGAGCAGGGATTGGAGGAAGCGATGCGGCAACTGCATGCCCGTACGGAGGCCCTGCGCTAG
- a CDS encoding ABC transporter permease yields the protein MRTYLMTRLVWTVPVLIGAVTVIFVIMQILPGDVALVIQGGDEGSRLSAEDMERLRTKMGLDRPIHVRYLEWLSGVARLDLGVSLWTGQPVIREVGLRFPVSLQLVIMSVLLSALLAIPIGILSALKQDSFTDYALRSLLIGGLSIPNFWLGMLVILGLMSAFRWMPPLEYSTIFTDPWTSFQQFIFPALVLGYRQTAVSARMTRSAMLEVLRADYVRTARSKGLREQIVVWRHAFGNAILPVVTIFGLEMAVLFSGAVVIEKVFTLPGMGSFLVDAIAHRDVPVVQAVVGLIVLFVVAANLLVDLAYGFFDPRIRYR from the coding sequence GTGCGAACCTATCTCATGACCCGCCTGGTCTGGACGGTCCCCGTGCTTATCGGGGCCGTCACCGTCATCTTTGTCATCATGCAGATTCTGCCGGGGGACGTGGCCCTAGTTATCCAGGGGGGCGACGAAGGCAGCCGGCTCTCCGCAGAGGACATGGAACGCTTGCGGACGAAAATGGGGCTTGACCGCCCCATCCACGTCCGCTATTTGGAGTGGTTAAGCGGTGTCGCGCGGTTGGACCTGGGGGTCTCCCTGTGGACTGGCCAGCCCGTGATTCGGGAGGTGGGACTTCGCTTTCCCGTGTCCCTGCAGTTGGTGATCATGTCGGTGCTCCTCAGTGCGCTCCTGGCTATTCCCATCGGCATTTTGAGCGCGCTGAAGCAGGACAGCTTCACAGACTATGCCCTGAGAAGCCTGCTTATTGGAGGCCTCTCCATTCCTAACTTCTGGCTGGGGATGCTCGTTATCCTCGGCCTCATGTCCGCCTTCCGATGGATGCCGCCCCTGGAGTATTCCACTATCTTCACCGATCCATGGACCTCTTTCCAGCAGTTTATTTTCCCTGCCCTTGTCTTGGGGTACCGGCAGACGGCGGTGAGCGCCCGCATGACGCGGTCCGCCATGCTGGAGGTCCTACGCGCGGACTACGTGCGGACCGCCCGGTCCAAGGGCTTGCGTGAACAAATCGTCGTCTGGCGCCACGCCTTCGGCAACGCTATCCTGCCCGTGGTGACCATATTCGGCCTGGAAATGGCCGTCCTGTTCAGCGGGGCCGTGGTCATTGAGAAGGTGTTCACGCTCCCCGGTATGGGCAGCTTCCTGGTGGACGCCATCGCACACCGCGATGTCCCTGTGGTGCAGGCCGTGGTGGGCCTTATCGTTCTGTTTGTCGTCGCAGCCAATCTTCTTGTGGACCTGGCCTACGGCTTTTTCGACCCGCGCATACGCTATCGTTAG
- a CDS encoding amidohydrolase family protein has translation MIVDSHTHAAPDKIARAVEQASQNTLQAGGVHLHDSMTVGALVAALRRHGIDRAVVFCVAEKPSVVTKANDFLFGAAAEHPFLAACCTIHPESEDAEREIARIRRLGGCGIKFHPVFQSFLADEPRMLRIYELMGADLVAYFHCGHDPSRPGQESGVTPARLARIRELFPQLRIVAAHLGGYGMAQEVRRFLVGRDFFFDTSWVPSVADLNPREVVALVRDHGVHRVLFGSDFPWTDLTAQLQWVRGLSLTEEERELVLGGNASRLFWGRSSAA, from the coding sequence GTGATCGTGGACAGCCACACTCATGCCGCCCCGGACAAGATCGCCCGGGCGGTGGAGCAGGCCAGCCAGAATACACTCCAGGCCGGCGGTGTCCACCTCCATGACTCCATGACAGTGGGGGCGCTTGTAGCTGCCCTCCGGCGACACGGGATAGACCGGGCCGTGGTCTTCTGCGTGGCGGAAAAGCCCTCCGTCGTGACGAAGGCCAACGACTTCCTCTTCGGCGCCGCGGCGGAGCACCCCTTCCTGGCCGCCTGCTGCACGATTCACCCGGAATCCGAGGATGCCGAGCGGGAGATCGCCCGCATCCGCCGACTGGGCGGATGCGGCATCAAGTTCCATCCCGTGTTTCAGAGCTTTCTGGCCGATGAGCCACGAATGCTCCGCATCTACGAACTGATGGGCGCTGACCTGGTGGCTTACTTCCACTGCGGCCACGACCCCTCCCGGCCCGGACAGGAGTCCGGGGTGACCCCGGCGCGACTGGCCCGCATCCGGGAGCTTTTCCCTCAGTTGAGGATTGTGGCGGCCCACCTGGGCGGGTACGGCATGGCCCAGGAGGTCCGGCGCTTTCTTGTGGGGAGGGACTTCTTCTTCGATACATCGTGGGTGCCCTCGGTGGCTGATCTGAACCCCCGGGAAGTCGTGGCCCTGGTTCGCGACCACGGGGTCCATCGCGTCCTTTTCGGCTCCGATTTCCCCTGGACAGACCTGACGGCCCAGTTACAGTGGGTCAGGGGCCTGTCCCTCACCGAGGAGGAGCGGGAGTTGGTCCTGGGGGGCAACGCCAGCAGGCTCTTCTGGGGACGGAGCAGCGCGGCCTGA
- a CDS encoding acyl-CoA dehydrogenase family protein has product MDFALAPADLELKERVARFARDVLAPLAPEADESHQVRRDVAQALARQGIFRYVVPTEHGGAGVRVVALCIIREELSKVCDHADLLFAMQGLGSFPIALHGSPDLQRQYLPRAASGEVLATFALTEPEGGSDVLGMRTTAVLAGSEWTITGSKRYVSEATDADFFTLFVKTDPDKGSRSLTAFVLDRTMPGVKATPIRMGAVHPIGQLDFQGCRVPDARRIGERGHGLRVALGTLDTFRTTVAAHAVGMAQTALDLALAYARQRRAFGNPLVEFQAIQFKLADMACDVDIARLVTYRAAWLKDSGAPSVVKESSMAKLIATEAAQRVVDESLQIHGARGLEQGSVIERLYRSVRAPRIYEGTSEVQRLTIARQLLREVAP; this is encoded by the coding sequence ATGGACTTCGCTCTCGCGCCGGCGGACCTGGAGCTGAAGGAGCGCGTCGCCCGCTTTGCCCGCGATGTTCTGGCGCCTCTCGCTCCGGAGGCCGACGAGTCCCATCAGGTCCGGCGGGACGTGGCCCAGGCCTTGGCCCGGCAAGGGATATTCAGGTACGTCGTGCCGACGGAGCACGGCGGCGCGGGCGTCCGCGTCGTGGCCCTGTGCATCATTCGGGAAGAGCTGAGCAAGGTGTGCGACCACGCCGACCTGCTTTTCGCCATGCAGGGGCTTGGCTCCTTCCCTATCGCCCTGCACGGATCGCCCGATCTCCAGCGCCAGTATCTGCCTCGCGCCGCCTCGGGAGAGGTCCTGGCGACCTTCGCGCTGACGGAGCCTGAAGGCGGCTCGGACGTCCTGGGCATGCGGACGACGGCGGTGCTGGCCGGGAGCGAGTGGACCATCACCGGCAGCAAGCGGTACGTGAGCGAGGCCACGGATGCCGACTTTTTCACCCTGTTCGTGAAGACAGACCCCGATAAAGGGAGCCGCTCCCTGACGGCCTTCGTCCTGGACCGCACGATGCCGGGGGTAAAGGCCACACCTATCCGGATGGGCGCTGTGCACCCCATCGGCCAGCTTGACTTCCAGGGTTGCCGCGTACCCGACGCCCGGCGGATAGGAGAGCGGGGGCATGGCCTGCGGGTGGCCCTGGGCACTCTGGACACCTTCCGGACGACGGTCGCGGCCCACGCCGTCGGCATGGCCCAGACGGCCCTGGACCTGGCGCTGGCCTACGCTCGTCAACGCCGCGCGTTCGGCAATCCCCTAGTCGAATTCCAGGCCATTCAGTTCAAGCTGGCGGACATGGCGTGCGACGTGGATATCGCCCGCCTGGTCACCTACCGGGCCGCCTGGCTCAAGGACAGCGGGGCGCCCTCCGTAGTCAAGGAAAGCTCCATGGCTAAGCTCATCGCCACGGAGGCGGCGCAGCGTGTCGTGGACGAGTCGCTGCAAATCCACGGGGCGCGGGGCCTGGAGCAGGGGAGCGTTATTGAGCGGCTCTATCGCTCTGTCCGTGCGCCGCGCATCTACGAGGGCACCAGCGAGGTCCAGCGGTTGACCATCGCGCGGCAACTCCTGCGGGAAGTCGCGCCGTGA
- a CDS encoding enoyl-CoA hydratase/isomerase family protein, which produces MAIIERYNFHFQKDNTATIPHEGRKLVHAAYEKKGPIVHLTISMPERRNPVNMATMLDFMAGLHRAREDDEVRVVVVKGAGTDFGAGFDISSPAGDELAPIPPQLKPTVRDYFNVERRRCVKFEDLMYYPKYTIAQVQGRCIGASEALAASCDFTVAAEDATFGRTAHGQLVWGIEHWPMWPHLSEKVRMNRLELELSAKEAAELGFVNRAVPAGQLDTEVERWAQALCQVPRKAALLGKEWFGSLMDMAGRSSAFRAHYLAHLGLQWVRFDPDEINMYKVRRDKGLRGFFQERERHALSPLKHRETEEKE; this is translated from the coding sequence ATGGCCATCATCGAGCGGTATAACTTCCATTTCCAGAAGGACAACACGGCCACCATCCCGCACGAAGGCCGGAAGCTGGTCCACGCTGCCTACGAAAAGAAAGGTCCCATCGTCCACCTGACGATCAGCATGCCGGAGAGGCGCAACCCGGTCAACATGGCCACCATGTTGGACTTCATGGCGGGCCTGCACCGGGCGCGCGAGGACGACGAGGTGCGCGTGGTGGTGGTCAAAGGCGCGGGAACGGACTTCGGGGCGGGATTCGACATCAGCTCGCCGGCGGGGGATGAGCTCGCTCCCATCCCGCCGCAGCTTAAACCCACGGTCCGAGACTACTTCAACGTGGAGCGACGCCGCTGCGTGAAGTTCGAGGACCTGATGTATTACCCCAAGTACACCATCGCCCAGGTCCAGGGCCGCTGCATCGGCGCCAGCGAGGCCCTCGCCGCCTCCTGCGACTTCACCGTCGCGGCGGAGGACGCTACCTTCGGGCGCACCGCCCACGGCCAGCTCGTGTGGGGCATTGAGCACTGGCCCATGTGGCCCCACCTTTCGGAGAAGGTGCGCATGAACCGGCTGGAGCTGGAGCTGTCCGCGAAAGAAGCAGCGGAACTGGGCTTTGTCAACAGGGCTGTGCCCGCCGGCCAACTGGACACCGAGGTGGAGCGCTGGGCGCAGGCCCTCTGCCAGGTCCCCCGAAAGGCGGCCCTCTTGGGCAAGGAGTGGTTCGGGTCCCTGATGGATATGGCAGGCCGCAGCAGCGCCTTCCGCGCCCACTATCTGGCCCATCTGGGGCTGCAGTGGGTCCGGTTCGATCCCGACGAGATCAACATGTACAAGGTCCGCAGGGATAAAGGGCTCCGCGGGTTCTTCCAGGAGCGGGAGCGGCACGCCCTGTCGCCGCTCAAGCATCGTGAGACCGAGGAGAAGGAGTAG
- a CDS encoding enoyl-CoA hydratase-related protein: protein MPNYRALDYEVRPPVARITFNRPEKLNAFNNTLFRELVDAVHEAERDRQVRVIHLRGAGTSFSAGEDLGTEDTDQVIPPNPSTKPYLREVFSRQQCLRQGWQHLYDCYKPIIAEVHGYCLGCAAELVLLCHTSVAAEDAVFGTPALRAGCTPPSPLWVYRLGVRKAQDMLFTGRYITGKEAQRLGLATLVVPRASLEERALEAVDFVANEQGLGGRDGTILGIGGIHPNFNAPMARRITLDANGLAAAWGFFSNISALSSIQRYGFRKDEMRFWDVRDTEGVRAAVRRRDEPLQSYFPFPRPAP from the coding sequence ATGCCGAACTATCGAGCGCTGGACTACGAAGTCCGGCCACCTGTCGCAAGGATTACCTTCAACCGGCCGGAGAAACTCAACGCCTTCAACAACACTCTGTTCCGGGAGCTGGTGGACGCCGTCCACGAAGCCGAGAGGGACCGCCAGGTGCGGGTCATCCACCTGCGGGGCGCGGGGACGTCCTTTTCCGCGGGAGAGGACCTGGGCACTGAGGACACGGACCAGGTCATTCCGCCCAATCCTTCAACGAAGCCCTACCTGCGGGAGGTTTTCTCGCGGCAGCAGTGCCTCCGGCAGGGCTGGCAGCACCTGTACGACTGCTACAAGCCCATCATCGCCGAGGTCCACGGGTACTGTCTGGGATGCGCCGCGGAGCTGGTGCTCTTGTGCCACACCTCGGTAGCGGCGGAGGACGCCGTCTTCGGCACGCCGGCCCTGCGCGCGGGGTGCACACCGCCCAGCCCTCTGTGGGTTTACCGGCTGGGGGTACGGAAGGCCCAGGACATGCTCTTCACCGGGCGCTACATCACAGGCAAGGAGGCCCAGCGCCTCGGGCTGGCGACCCTGGTAGTCCCGCGGGCCAGTCTGGAGGAGCGGGCGTTGGAGGCGGTGGACTTTGTGGCCAATGAACAGGGGCTGGGCGGCCGGGACGGCACTATTCTGGGCATCGGCGGAATCCACCCCAACTTCAACGCGCCGATGGCGCGGCGCATCACGCTGGACGCCAACGGGCTGGCGGCCGCCTGGGGCTTTTTCTCCAACATCTCCGCCCTTAGTTCCATCCAGCGCTATGGCTTCCGCAAGGACGAGATGCGTTTCTGGGACGTACGGGATACCGAGGGCGTGCGCGCAGCCGTGCGGCGGCGCGACGAGCCTCTCCAGAGCTATTTTCCCTTCCCTCGCCCCGCGCCCTAG
- a CDS encoding ABC transporter permease, with amino-acid sequence MEQGLALRSAGGARLGRQFLQIGRTRPMLLMSGVLLFLLTTSAVMAPVLSPWDPVATNIPQRLSAPSASHPFGTDELGRDILSRVLHGGRASLYVGLVSVALGTTMGAVLGAISAYCGGKVDLYLQRLMDVFLAFPALVLGLVILTVLGSHINNVALAVALPFVPRTNRVVRSSVLSIKTFLYIEAAQTMGCDMARILRVHILPNALAPYLVIATSLLGSAILVESSLSFLGLGVPPPASSWGRGLSEAMPFMRGAPWAAIFPGLFISLTVYAVNILGDILRDTLDPRLRGRQSSP; translated from the coding sequence GTGGAACAGGGCTTGGCGCTGCGCTCCGCGGGGGGCGCGCGCCTGGGAAGGCAGTTCCTCCAGATCGGGCGGACGCGGCCTATGCTGCTCATGTCCGGCGTCCTCCTGTTCCTTCTGACCACCTCCGCAGTCATGGCGCCGGTCCTCAGCCCGTGGGACCCTGTCGCCACCAATATCCCGCAGCGGCTATCTGCCCCCTCGGCGTCGCATCCTTTTGGCACCGATGAGCTGGGGCGGGACATCCTGAGCCGGGTCCTGCACGGGGGACGGGCCAGCCTCTACGTCGGGCTGGTCTCCGTGGCGCTGGGGACCACTATGGGCGCAGTTCTGGGCGCCATCAGCGCCTACTGCGGCGGCAAGGTGGACCTTTACCTCCAGCGCCTGATGGACGTCTTTCTGGCGTTTCCCGCCCTTGTCCTGGGGCTGGTCATCCTGACGGTCCTGGGGAGTCATATCAATAACGTGGCCCTGGCCGTGGCGCTGCCGTTTGTACCCCGGACCAATCGTGTCGTGCGTTCGTCCGTGCTCAGCATCAAAACGTTCCTGTACATCGAAGCGGCGCAGACAATGGGCTGTGACATGGCGCGAATCCTCAGGGTCCACATCCTTCCCAACGCCCTGGCCCCTTATCTGGTCATTGCCACGAGTCTGCTCGGTTCCGCCATCCTGGTCGAGTCGTCCCTGAGCTTCCTGGGTCTCGGCGTGCCTCCGCCTGCGTCGTCCTGGGGACGAGGCCTTTCAGAGGCGATGCCCTTCATGCGCGGGGCGCCCTGGGCGGCCATCTTCCCCGGCCTGTTCATCAGTCTGACGGTGTACGCCGTCAATATCCTGGG